In Lolium rigidum isolate FL_2022 chromosome 3, APGP_CSIRO_Lrig_0.1, whole genome shotgun sequence, the genomic window catgcggccagtcgcacctccgagatggaggaggcggcccggcgggaggtcgaggaggcggagggctgggagctctacgcccaggcccgccgggcgcgacgggaggaggaggaggcggcgcggcgggaggaggccgggcgccgcgccgacgaggagcgccgcggggagcggcggcggcgccgggaggcCGGGCGCCACGCCCGGCGGAgagaggcagcagcgcctcagggaggaggcgctgctccgtgcgccgccgcagcctcgggtggctccggaaccccactcgccgtgggaggaagccctgtggtctccgtggccggagtccccgacgcAGTCGAGCCcaacagcgcctcgccgcccggggacgtcgtccacgacaATGACGtcaccgacgacgcccacaggggctaggcggcgcaccggcggccaccgcgccgccgaccaaaccctaatagagggtttttagtttaaatttaaaagcccatataggggcttcttttgttagttatttgcccaaaatagggctatgtacaaattttgcccaaaatagggcatatgttcaatgaaattttgtttaaatttaccttttttttgttttcgtgtttctccggttatgcgatgcgtccgcgcgttgggcgcagcgcgcgactcaaacggacacgcggacgcatgccgctgtccgctcggccacccaaacggccaaaTCAGACGCCcagggcggcgctggagatgccgCTCAGCTCGTGTGCGGGCAGCGGGCGTTTGCGTTCGTGCCCATCGTGTGTGTCGTGTCAACACTGCTGCGCATCGACACGTCCCGCGAGACGACGGAAACGCCATTCAGCCTCTGAAAATAATAAAATAGACAAGGCGTTAGGTGAACGAGCGTCCTCTTGTCAGGAATCAAGGGGGCCAAAGTCGGACGGGAGGATGGATGGTTTTGGCCGCATCTCCACTCGCGCACGGGACGGGACGGGAGCCGCGTGCTGGATCATGGCTACGACCGCCATCTCGGGCGCATGGCAGGTGGTCGATGGCATACTATTCAGTTTGGCTATTTTCTCTAGCAAAACTGTTTTCTTTTTGTCACGTGTTACGTGTGGTTATATGTTGGAACTGAATTTTGTAATATACGCACAAGGTACAGCATAGCTCATGCTCATGATTTATTTCGCATTTCTTTTCAAAACTCGAAACTGCCACGCCCGAGCTGCGGATTATTCGCATTGAACACATCGTGACGCACGGCTCACACAATGATTTAGGAAACCTTGGTATACGTACGGTACGGAGGAATGGTGCAACCGTGAGGCGGGTGCAATGATCAGCGTGGGCGGCGTACGAGCGAGTGACGGGCAGGGAAGGACAAAGAGCGGGTCTCGTTTTTACCCGAAGAAGGAAGCAATTACGAGCCGCGTAGGGCCACATCCAGTGTCGGACGTACATACTCTACGTGCAGCGGAGGTGACGGGTGATCGTGACGAATCCAAAGTCAAGTCAGATCGCCCATTCATCTCACCTCACGGCAAGCTGCTGCAGTCCGCAGGCAGCAGCAATAAATTTGGAGCGGGGCAGGTGACGGCACGGGCGCTACGCATGCGGTTCCAGAAGCGCGCGGAGAGCGAGGCGGCGCGTGACGATGCGGAGTGGGGAGAACAGCGCGAGAGGACAAGCAGATTGACATAGAGTTGGGCAGGGCGCACGCAGGCACTAGCCGGAGTCAAATCTCGGGGCGTGAGATCACCGTCAAACGGTGACATATCAAGTCTCCCGCACCAGGCCATCTCCAGCCACTTAGACTACCCACAataggagtatcataggtagcatcatgcattgcatgcatacaaaatgctgatgtggcagtgcaattaaggatgagagagagggtactagtatcataggtagatactgtatcatagcatatATTACTAAAAAAAGTAATAACAAATAAATCTTGtatatatatttgcattgagattctacaaaataattagtatatggagactatgatactagtatatgataccgtgcattgtggagatagtaacatgtagtagtatcatacacatgatactttatatgatactatgcattgtgactaatcttagactgctcatagtgagagtaacatagctagtaacatcacacatctcaaaacattttggtgacatggcatgcaaataaatgaagaaaaagagtgaggtggtaactagctatgttaggctgctcatagtggggagtaacttagactagtaacatgcatatgttactagtccatgttactacctttatagtgggtagtaacatCAAGATAGTGTCATAGTTGCACGtattaattagcttatagactcattgtgccttgaaaagtgtgatgttacagtaactagctatgttactccatcccCCTCTCTTCTCATTAACTcattgccacatcagcattttttcttgaaaagtgtgatgttactagctatgttactcccactatgagcagtcttaccataacatcacacaccccaagacaagatgagtctacaacataataaatgacacaatgcatgacaccacatataagttactacctactatgaaggtagtaacctagactagtaacatgacatatgttactagtctaagttactcctcactatgagcagccttactCATTTAGGACACTAATAACTGCATCTGTTTCTGTCTAGTATTTAGATCGAATCGTAAATACACACTATGCACGTTAGTTTGGGTCGAGCTGTCCAGCGATCCGACCAAAAAAAATTTTTTGCCACGGTCAATAATGGGTGATGGCTACGATGACAGAACTAAAGGAGAAGTTAACCGGTTTGTCGAATTCACTCAACGAATGGGGAAGAAATACTTTTGGCAGTGTCAAGAAGGAGATACGGGAGCTCGAGCACAGATTGTGAGTGATGCAATCAGCTAGGGACAGGCAGGGGCCCTCGGAGGAGTCTTTGGTGGTTGGCAGACTGTCCGCTCTCTACCAGCGTGAGGAGACAATGTGGAGGCAGAGGTCTCGAGTCCAATGGCTAGCAGAGGGAGACAAGAAtactcgtttttttttttttggacctGGAATACTCGTTTTTTCCACCTTAGAGCTTCCCAACGCAAGAGGAGAGATCGTATAGCTAGGCTTAaggccctgtttgtttgggcttctgctTCTACTTTTACTGCTTTTGGACCCCCAAAAGCGGAAGCTCAAACAAACAACCAACTTCGCTAAAACCGATTGTAAAAGCGCTTTAGGAAATTGCACTACCCGCGGGGAAGCAGCCCCGGAGGTGCTTTTGTCTGCTTCCCGGGCTTCCGAAATACGGTAAACGATTGTACCCTCATGACCTCGGATGAATTACGAAGAAACTACCACCGAACGGACCACACAGCCCCCAGCCCGACACCCCGCCTCCCCGCCTCCCCGAGCTCTTCTCTCCTCCCGCTCCCTTTCCCGACGCCAGCGCCGTCGTCCCCTTCTCGCGCCATCCCTGTCCACATCGGTGAGGAGAGCAGGTCGGCCTCGTCGCCTCGCCAGACCTCTAGCCTAGCGCCCTCGATTCCCGTCGTTCTCGAGCTCGGCCCGTCCTGCTCGATCTCCGGCGACGCGCTGCAGCAGCCCGCTCTCCGCCCGAATCAACCGGACGCACTAATGGCGTGCTCGGGAACCCCTGCACCAAGCACCTGCAACGGCTGAATCAAGCCTTcccctttttctttctatttGCATCTTCGATTTGTGTATGTACAGATCTGTTTCGATTTGAAGGTGTAGTGCTGTTTCGATTTGTAGGTGCACTGTTGTTAATTTGATTTGTGTATGGACAGAAACGCAGTCTTGTGAGACAGATCTGTTTCGATTTGTGTATGAACAGAATATGCCAAAATTATTTCTTTATTAGTATTTTAGGaaaaaatgataaattgaggtaatTCAGTTATTAAACATGGTAATTATGTAATAAAACAGTCAAAAAGAgataattcatttcaaatcagcATTTATACAACATCTTCAGCACTCATGGGCATTTCAGACATTTTACTCCTAAAACCAACAACAGCAGTCACAAAAAGTTGTGCTGCCAAACAACAAATTTCTGCTTCCAACAGCAGCAGCCACAGCTGATTTTTCACAGTCCAACAGCTACAGCTGCTTCTCAGAatctgcagcccaaacaaacagaccctAAGAAGCCAGATGGGTCCTTCATGGAGGATGACGGTGAGATGGCGCAGCTAACGGGTGAATTTTATGAGGATCTTTATCGGTCTAAAGATGTGTCAAACATGGAGGAGGTGATTGACGTGATTCCTCACAAAGTCACGGCTCAAATGAATGATAACCTACTGAAGCCTATCAAGGGAGAGGAGGTGAAATCCCCCTTTTCCAAATGTTTCCGACAAAGACACCAGGACCGGCTAGAGACGCCCTCCCAGAGAGCTAATTGCGTCGGAGGTACAAGAACTTGCAACCTAGGTGCATTTTGGTACAACAAGTTGTAATATGTGGTTAGGTGGTAAAAGAACTTGTGATGCAGGAGCAAATTCATACAAAATCATTGTGGGGCTGCCATGTGGCGTTGCCATTTTAGCAAGACACCCCTTCATGATTTTCTATGACAACCGTGAGCCCCGCTTGTTTTTCCGAATCCTGCCACCGGTGCTCCTACCGTGTACgcctaagggcatgtacattaGTTCCGTCGCTGGGTGTCTGTATAATCTGTACACGTCACCTATAGATAGACTACTAGACAACGTATACAATAGGGGGTCTTTTTGACTGTCTATAACCACCCGAATTTCATGGGGGACATGTTCCTGACGAACAAGATCCAACCGACGCGACGAACCATACAATGGGAAGGAGTCCGTCTGTAGGCAGCGATATTTGTGGCTGCAGATCGACTGTAATCTTACCGACGGCCCACCCCATTTTTAGctttctctctctcccacatCATCTAATTTCTTCCGTGGTCAATATTACAGACTGCTGACTAGATAGCACTGTACATGCCCTAACTGCTCCGGTTGCCTCTCTTTTGTAACGAATCTTCATTGGAAATGAATGAAAAATCTGATACTACCTCCGCAGATACATGTATATCTAaataaaattgagtcaattaatcaaAAGCAGAGGGAATAGTTTTATACATGTTTTCGTGGGTTTCACAAATTTGCAGACCGGTCATTTTACGTTGGGCCTCTGAGCTCTCTTCTTACCCATTTCCTGTGCATATGAACCAACACAAACACTTTCGTTCTGTTTATTCATGTTGATCCGCTAGAGATGCCCTCGCCCAGAGTTTTGCTGCATGTTAAGTGGGGGACTCGAGTACTGTCAGTAGTCGACTACTGACAAGTGACGACTTGGGAGGTCTACTGTCATACCCTGCATGGCCGTACCGCCGTAGCATATAACACTAGTCAGTGTGGTCACATAGTCAGTATTCAGTAGGGGTAAGACAAAATTTGCAATCCAATCACGCCTCGCTGCAGTTGCTGTTCCGCTCGGTCGTCTTCTCCACGGACCCGGCTGCCCCAACTGCCCCACCAGCAGCACAGCTGAACtcgaaaggaaaataaaaacagTACAGTTGTAGTTGTAATCGGTCGAGTACTCAACGCTAGAAGGCTAAAAAGGTAATTTAGCTGGGTATGGCACATGAAAATGCTGCTCGATCGTACCAATTATATCTCCCTTTTGCGATGGCCTCTCTTCACAAGCTGGACTAGAAATGGAGTAAACAAGTTGATGGAGGGAAAATCGGCCGGCGGGACCTCAGCTTTCGAGCGTATGCGCCGCAATGATTTAGCCCGGATCCTAGACAGCGACAATTCAGCTGCACAGATGCAAAGAGCCTTTCCCGCTAGGCAACGCAACAAAAGCCACGCTCACTTTGCTGTGCGGCCAGGTCTTTTTCGAGTATTTCCCAGCAGTGCGCCAACCGCCAAGAGCAAAGCAGATCATGCCAAGACTGGGCAAAGAACCGACAGTTCACTTCACACTGCCCAGTTCCATCGGCCAAAAGAGATGGAGTAGAGCTGAGAGTGCCATGATCAGCTATCCCAGGCTCATCAACCGTTTTGACAACCACAAAAAAACTGAGACAGAATGCTTTTCGATAAAAAACTGAGACAGAATGCTAATACTAGGACACTAGATAGTATATAAGACTGTACTGTTAAATGGATTTGGTTGGTCAATGAATACCATCCCGAGATGATGGAATAATATACTAACACTGAGAGCAGAATCAGCTAATATATGTATAAATACGAATGGTAAAGCAAAATGCCATCATCTACATGAGCAGTTAATGGAAGAATCGCATGAATAACCCCCTATCCAATCAACCCTATGGGCAGCACCTCCCCTTTCTATGAACTTTGTACAACCTGTTCCCCTTAGATCCTCGAACCCATCTCCCGAGCAATGAAACGGATAAGAAGCACCGCCTTGAGTTCTCAGATCGAAATGGTATTACGGCCCAAAGGAGGCGCAAGTCCTGAGCCAAGAAGAAAATCAACATGTACATCAAAGTCAGAACGAGTGTATCTCATGTGAAAGAAGAATCCGCGACAATATTTTGCCTCAAGACTGAAGCATATCAATCTTCATAGTGAAGGCGGAAAATGCACAGGAAAGACTGAACTATATACGTTGATTCTCGATACCTTATGGGTAAACTTTTCACTACATTAAAGTGAAGTACTACATGCGGAACATAGATGGCTATAAGATTTAGCCCCATGTTTTCTGTACCAATGTCTCCATCTAATTCCCAAGCCAAAAAGCTATTTTGTAATGCCATAGTTGACACAATAAACTAAATGTCTAACATGTGTTAGTCATGCACCGCTACATTAATATTTTGTTTTTCTAATAGTACCGGCAACATCTCCTATAATCATCATGTATGCCGTGCTACTATTCATGTAATGAGCATCACGTAGAATATCGAAACAAAGAAAAGTAGGTCACCTCAAGACAATATGACCAGCCCAAGATATATCGACGCGCAGAGGAAAATAAATGAGATGAAGCCCCTGAAAAAGAGAATATCAATTGTTAACAAAAACAAAAGCTTTAAGAGTCTGTATTAACTTCATACAACGTCATCAAAATAAGGAAAAGGCTGAAATGCAGAGCATATACCATATAACACCCCATCCAACGCCATTGCAGGGGCAAGGGCAGATTTCAGCAAATTTCTCAGCGTCACTTGAGTTAACTCTTCGGGATATAGTGTCATCATAAATATCTAAATAATTTAACAACATTTAACTTAGAAATACAGTGTGCAACAACTATGATTCTAACATAAAATTATAAGCAAAAAGTTGTTTACTTACCGTAAACTGAAAATAAGCTATTCATAACACCTGTGACATATAAGCAAGCATTAGAatgtatttacaacaataattttaTGTCCAAGAAACTCAGGGTGCAAAAGAAACAAGAATATAATTAGTGGGGGTCTAAGGTCTCACCTATGAACAGAATCACATACTTCAGAGCATGGACAGTTGTAAACTCTTGTATAACCCAAACAACAGCAATGAATATGATGAAACCTGGAAAGTTATAATGTAAGTAGTATGCAGGAGAGTAAAGTTCTATATGAAGTTGGTGTCATATTTGTGTATACCAATGCAAAGCCAGCGTAGAAACCACTGCATAATCACACAAGAGATGGCAATACTTTAGAAAATTATCACAGTTACAGAGTGAAacaatcagaaaaaaaaaacgaagAATCAAAAGTTGCAACAATAAATTAGCAAACTTACATTTTTGGCAACAAAAAGAACAATAACTAATGCAAGTATGAAGCAGCCTGATGCAATTCTTGTAGCAAGGAGATTTGTGGATGAGAGTATGAACACCATTCCCCAAAATGAGGAACCCAGATCTGCAATTGGAAGAAAACAGTGGCATTAACATTATACCAAATTGTAACAACAAACACAAGTGGGACATGGCCAACAAATCTTGGCACGGAAGTCTAGAACTCAAAAGAAAGATGAATTTGAGTATAATAAATTATTGAAGTATTCAAATGTCATAAGAACCTAGATCTTTTTAGTAAAATTGCGCATAAGTTCGCCAAGAGAGATTTAATCATTTATGTCCTCTAAAAGGTTCCACAAAATAAGCCTCTTGGATCTCATGTGTCAATCAGGGAGGAGTTTCAGTGACAAAGGATGTGCTTGCCAATGCGGTGGATAGTAATTTGGCTTTTGCAGCCAGTGTTTTCTATTTTATCATTTGGCTAGCCAGCTTTTCGCTATTTTCCTACAGTATAGTATAAAGTAAGTTCAGCAGCCACAAACTAAGCCAAGGAACCCGTAATTTTCTCTTTTTGTTTGTGTTCATGCTGAGACTTGTATAAG contains:
- the LOC124698193 gene encoding uncharacterized protein LOC124698193, which codes for MVLNINWELQGCCRHNQVVFIAAVGVSTVVILALWRTFLLTPFKLITVFLHETSHALACKLTCGDVEGMQVHANEGGVTQTRGGIYWIILPAGYLGSSFWGMVFILSSTNLLATRIASGCFILALVIVLFVAKNWFLRWLCIGFIIFIAVVWVIQEFTTVHALKYVILFIGVMNSLFSVYDIYDDTISRRVNSSDAEKFAEICPCPCNGVGWGVIWGFISFIFLCASIYLGLVILS